TCCGCCCTCGACACACTCGAATCCGCCGGTGTCGTGCTGGCACCTGGGGTTGAAACCGCCGATATCGACGACGCCGTCTTCGACCACGCCACCCTCTTTCGCACCCGCCCGTTTGCGACTCTCTCTTTCCTGGCCGGCCCCGACGGCGATCCCCTCTTCGCCCTGTCCTCCCCTCGCTTGTTATCGTCCCGGGCCGGCCTAGCCTGCGCCGCCCTCGGTGCCTCTCTCGTTGACCTGTCCGCCGTCCCCGACACCCCCGGTGCCCCCACCGGCTCCGCCCGAGTCCAGTTCTCGGAATGGGACGTCGCCGATGTGGAATTCGACGGCGACTCCCCCATCTTCGAGTTGGGCATCCTCGCCGCGATCGAAAACCGCGCGCTGTAGTTTCCAGCCGCCGGCCCCCCGTCTTTCACCGGCCGCCTCTCACCGGCCCCCTTCCACCCTAGATGTGAGGGGCAGGATGTGAGGGGGTCGAGTAATTCCACCCACCCCGGTTTCGACGACGGCGAACCCCTCACATCCTGCCCCTCACATTTGGGCTCGCCAGCCGAGGATGCTTACTCGTAAACGCTTATTGCTCGAGTGCGCTGCGGAAAATCCCACGCCGCCTCACGATGAGTAAGCGTCCTCCTCGGCGGGTAAGCACCCTGGAGTAAGCATCTAGGCCCCACCGACACGAAAAAGGCCCCTCTGGGGAGGGGCCTTGACCTAGTGCGCCATGACGGGCTCGAACCGCCGACCTACTGGGTGTAAACCAGTTGCTCTTCCAGCTGAGCTAACGGCGCGCGTTGCTGCATCACTGTAGCAAACCGGTCGGCAGCAACGAAAACTACCGCTTGGGGGCGGCAAGACACGAGCCCTGCCAGTCGCCGAAGCGGTCCGCCTTGGTCGAAATAAAGCCGGCCAACTGGGCGGACTCGGCGATCACACCGGCAGGCACCACGCCCGGGGAGCCAGCGCCGGGGGTGAGCAGCCACACCCGGCCGCCTGGGCTTAAGTTTCTGGAGGCGTCCACGAGTTCGTCGACAAGATCCCCATCGCCGTCGCGGTACCAGAGGAGGACGACGTCGCAGGGGTCGGTGGTGTCGTCGTCGAGAAGCAATGCCCCAATGGCATCTTCGATGGCCTCTGAGATGGTCGAATCGGCGTCGTCATCCCAGCCGATCTCCTGCACGACGTCGTCGGGTCCGACCCCGAAACGGTCCGCGTAGGTGGCACTCAAGTGTCTTGATCCTCCAGTTGTCGAAATATGAATGCCGACATCTTAGCGCCGAAACTCGGCGAGCGCTGGCAGTTGCGTGATTAGTCTCACCAATTGGGTCCTCTATGAGAAGTGCAAAGCAAAAGGACGTATCCTTGTTGTCGTACTGCCCAGATGGACCCAGGAGGTTGAAGTGGCCGAGAAAGAAACCAATATGGAAGATGCTCGCGTGAAGAACGCGTCCGACGTCGACACGAACATTCTCTCGCTGCGCGAGGGTGTTGCGTCCTACCTGCACGACGCAGATCCGGAAGAGACTCAGGAGTGGATGGATTCCCTCGACGGTCTGCTCGAGGAGTCCGACCCGGAGCGCGCACGCTACCTCATGCTGCGCCTGATCGAGCGCGCCAACGCGAAGCGCGTGCCGCTGCCGGCGCTGTCGTCGACTGACTTCGTCAACACCATCCCGACGAAGCTCGAGCCGGAATTCCCGGGCGACGAGAAGATCGAGAAGCGCTACCGTCGCTGGATCCGCTGGAACGCCGCGATCATGGTGCACCGCGCTCAGCGCCCCGGCATCTCCGTCGGCGGCCACATCTCCACTTACGCTTCCGCAGCTGCGCTCTACGAGGTGGGCTTCAACCACTTCTTCCACGGCAAGGACGCCGAGCAGGGCGGTGACCAGATCTTCTTCCAGGGCCACGCCTCTCCGGGCATGTACGCCCGTGCCTTCATGGAAGGCCGCCTCAGCGAAGAGGACATGGACGGCTTCCGCCAGGAGAAGTCCCACCCGGGCGGCGGTATGCCGTCCTACCCGCACCCGCACGGCATGCCGGAGTTCTGGGAGTTCCCGACCGTGTCCATGGGCCTTGGCCCGATGAACGCGATCTACCAGGCACGCTTTAACAAGTACCTGCAGGACCGCGGCATCAAGGACACCGACAAGCAGCACGTCTGGGCATTCCTTGGCGACGGCGAAATGGACGAGCCGGAATCCCGCGGCCTGATCCACATGGCCTCCCTGTACGGCCTAGACAACCTGACCTTCGTGATCAACTGCAACCTGCAGCGTCTCGACGGCCCGGTGCGCGGCAATGGCCAGATCATCCAGGAGCTGGAGAGCTTCTTCGTCGGCGCCGGCTGGAACGTGATCAAGGTCGTTTGGGGTCGCGAATGGGATGAGCTGCTGGAGAAGGATGAGGACGGCGCACTCGTCCACATCATGAACACCACCCCGGACGGCGACTTCCAGACCTTCAAGGCCAACGACGGCGCGTACGTGCGCGAGCACTTCTTCGGCCGCGACGAGCGCACCAAGAAGCTCGTTGAGGATATGTCCGATGAGGACCTGTTCAACCTGCGTCGCGGTGGCCACGACTACCGCAAGGTGTACGCCGCCTACAAGCGTGCGCTGGAGACCAAGGGCAAGCCGACCGTCATCCTCGCCCACACCGTCAAGGGCTACGGCCTGGGCCACAGCTTCGAGGGCCGCAACTCGACCCACCAGATGAAGAAGCTGACCCTGGACGATCTGAAGCTCTTCCGCGACAACCAGCAGATCCCGATCTCCGACGAAGAGCTGGAGAAGGATCCGTACATGCCGCCGTACTACCACCCGGGTGCGGACGCAGAGGAGATTAAGTACCTGCAGAAGCGTCGCGAAGAGCTCGGTGGTTACCTGCCGCAGCGTCGCGAGCAGTACACCCCGCTGTCCCAGCCGGATTTCGAGAAGACCTTCAAGGCACTGTTCAAGGACTCCGGCAAGCAGAAAGTCGCCTCCACCATGGCGCTCGTGCGCACCTTCAAGGCGCTCATGCGCGACAAGGAGCTGGGCAAGCGCGTCGTCCCGATCATTCCGGACGAGGCCCGCACCTTCGGCCTGGACTCTTGGTTCCCGACCCTGAAGATTTACAACCCGAACGGCCAGAACTACGTGCCGGTCGACCACGATCTGCAGCTGTCCTACCGTGAGGCGCCGGAAGGCCAGATCCTGCACGAGGGCATCAACGAGGACGGCTCCTCCGCATCCTTCGTCGCGGCATCGACCTCGTACGCCACCCACGGTGAGCCGATGATCCCGATGTACATCTTCTACTCGATGTTCGGCTTCCAGCGCACCGGCGACAACTTCTGGGCCGCCGGCGACCAGATGGGCCGTGGCTTCATCGTCGGCGCAACCGCCGGCCGCACCACTCTGTTCGGTGAGGGCCTGCAGCACATGGACGGCCACTCCCCGATCCTGGCCTCCACCAACCCGGCCGTCATCCCGTACGACCCGGCGTTCGCCTACGAGATGCCGTACATCATCTCCAAGGGCATCGAGCGCATGTACGGCAACGGTGCCGGCGAGGACGAGAACGTGATGTACTACATCACCGTCTACAACCAGCCGCACCACCAGCCGGCACGCCCGGAAAACCTGGACGTCGAGGGCCTGCACAAGGGCATCTACCTCTACGACAAGGGCGAGGACCTGGACAACAAGGTCTCCCTCCTGGCTTCCGGTGTTGGCATGCAGCAGGCGCTCGTCGCACAGAAGATCCTGCAGGAGAAGTACAACGTCGGCGCTGCGATCTACTCCGTGACCTCCTGGACGGAGCTCGCACGCGAGGGTCAGCGCAAGGACAACGAGCAACTGCTCAACCCGGACGCCGAGGTTGAGGAGGCATTTGCCACCAAGCAGCTGAAGCAGACCGAGGGTCCGTACATTGCGACCTCCGACTTCGCTTCCGACCTGCAGGAGCAGATCCGCGCCTACGTCCCGGGCCAGTACGTTGTGCTCGGTGCCGACGGCTTCGGTTTCGCCGACACCCGCGAGGCCGCCCGCCGCTTCTTCAACATCGACGCCGAGTCCATGGCCGTCGCCGCCCTGCTGGCGCTGGCCAAGGAGGGCAAGATCGACCGCTCCGTCGCTGCGCAGGCCGCTAAGGACCTGAAGCTCGACGACCCGGCCGCTGCCCAGCCGAACCTCGACTCCGACGACGAGGGTCCGGAGAACGCCGCAGAGTAGCACTTCGCTTCTCGACGACCCCACGCCCCGGCCTCCCCGGCCGGGGCTTCGGCGTTTGTGTTCCCTTCTGGGCCCTTCCCCCGCCAAAAAGTTCCCCGCCCGGGAACTTTCTTCGGTTTCGACCACTTTTCCGGCGGCGTTTCCCCAGGTCGCCGCATCACCGCACCAAGAAAGTTCCACCACCTCCCCAATGCGGTGGAACTATTTTCCGCCACGCTGACAAGTAACGGCGGAATGTGTCAGGGTCCTGGGTTTTTACACCCCCGTTGACAGATTCCGGCGGGATGTGTCAGCAACGGCCGCCGAAACCAGCCGAACCACCCGGACCGGAGCCCCGCACCAGGGCGATGACGCGCTCGATGGCGGCGGTGACGGCAGCCGGGTCGTCGAGAGGCGGCATGTGGCCCGAATCTGGCAGCACCTGGAAGTAAGCCCCCGCCCAGATGGCGGCCAGTTCGGCGGATTGGCTCACCGGCGTGACGTTGTCGCGGTCGCCGACGAGGATGTAGCCGGGGATCGTCGATAGGATGCCCGCGGCGCCGCGCTCGGAGTGGGTTTTCAGGTCGTCGAAGTAGCCGCGGTAGGTCGCCAGCGGCGTCGCCTTGATCATCCGCGCGTGGAATTTGATCAGGTCCCACGGCACGGGCCGGAAGTAGAACCAGCGCGCGAGGATCGGCGCGATCATGTCGGTGACCAGGCGCCTTATCCCCTCTGCAGCGTGCGGCAGCTTATCGACGAACCACTCCAACCCATGGCCAAACCCACCACCCAGAAGGCGCGGGATGCCACGTGCGGTGAACGGGTCGACGGTGGAGGAAATCTGCACCGAGCCAACCCAGTTGAAGTTGTGGCGGCGCATCAGCGACAGCGAGATCGGTCCGCCGAGGGAGTGACCGACGGTGATGATGGGGTCGCTGATACGCAGATGGCGCAAAACGGCGGCAATGTCGTCGGCGGCGGCGTCGACGGTGAGGCGTTCGGAGGCGACGAAGCCGGTTTTGCCGTGGCCGCGGACGTCGACAAGCACTTGGCGCACGCCGGAAATCTCCGCGACCTGCAGTTTGAACTCGTCGGAGGCGATGTTGAAACCGTGCGCGTACACGACGGTCAGGCCGGCGTCGCGGGGGCCGACGTCGTAGTAGTAAACGTCGATGCCGTCGCGGTCGATCGTGCCGGTGCGCATTACAGCGGCAGGTACGGCATGGCGAGCGCGCCGATGCCGGCGATCACAGCGAGGATGCCGACCACGAGCGCCACCTTCTGCAGCGGCGTCGACCCGGCCGGTTCAGGCGTGGGCTCCGGCGCGGGCGCGGGCGTGGGCGTTTGCTTAGCGACGACCCCGACCCCGGTGTTTCGAATCTCCGTGTACGCAGTGCGGAAGGAACCGTCAGCGAAATCTGTTCTCACCTCGAAGCCAGCCCCGGAGTAGCTGTCTTTCGGAACGGTTGCGGTGATGACGCCTGTCTTCTCATCAATGCGCGCATTGAAATCCGCGCCGCCTTTAAGGGACCAGGTGGCGTCGTCGGGAAGCGGGATCCTCTTCCAGTGGTTGGACGGCTCGATAGTCACCGTCTCCCCTGGGTCGGCCGGGGTGTAATTGTCGTATTCGGGGCGGAAGAGGAAGGCGTCGTCCGGGATGAGGGAAATCTCCGGGTAGACCAACTCGGTCGTGTTGTCCGGGTAGAAGACGCGGACGTCGATCGACCCCGTGTTTTCGCCACGGTGCGGTACCTGCTCGCCACTGTGGTTGAGTTGCGCACCGAGCCGCTCCCCATCAAACAACCGGAACAGCTGACGGTCTGTGGTCTCCCCCGTCAGTTTCCACGTCGTACCTTCCGGCGCGCCTTGAAGGTCGAACTCGGCAGTCGTGCTGTACCCGTCGCCCTTCACCGCATAGACGTGCTTCGCTTCGGTTCCGAAATGTGGCTCGTACTGCTCCGCCATCGTCGCGGCGTGGGCGGCGGGGGCGATGAGGCTGGTGATCACGACGGCTGCGGTCGGGAGTGCGAGGCGTTGCATGGGCCTATCATAGGCGGTATGGAACTTTCGCAACGCTTGGATCTCGGCGGTCTGGAACTCGAGGACGACACGCCCGCGGATACGTTCTCCCGTCTCGCGGGGATTGTTGAGGAGGTTGCTGGGGTCGTCGTTAAGCAAAGCTCGCGTTTCGACGACACCGCGATCGCCTCCCTCGACCGCATCGAAATGGCGGTACGGATCGAGGAAGCGTTCGGCGTGCGTATCGACGACACCGTGCTCACCGAGCACCCCACCGCCGGCGAACTCGCCGACTACCTGGAGGAGAAGCAATGATTTCGTACCTGACCGACATGGACGGCGTCCTGCACAAAGAGGGCGAGATCATCCCGGGCGCGAAGGAGTTCATCTCCACGCTGCGCGACGAAGACATCGCGTTTATGGTGCTGACGAACAACTCGATGCAAACCCCGCGCGACCTGTCCGCGAAGCTGCGGCGCATGGGGCTCGACATCGAACCGGAGCGGATCTGGACGTCCGCAACCGCGACGGCGAAGTTCCTCTCGCAGCAGGCCGGGCAGGCGTCCGCGTACGTCATCGGCGAGGCCGGTCTGACCACCGCGCTACACGAGATCGGCTGGATTCTCACCGACGCCGACCCCGACTTCGTCGTACTTGGCGAAACCCGCACCTACTCCTTCGAGGCCCTCACCACCGCCTCGAACCTGATTCGGGGCGGCTCGCGGTTCATCGCGACAAACCCGGACCTCACCGGGCCGGGTCCAAATGGTGTTGTGCCGGCGACGGGGTCGGTCGCCTCCATGATCACCGCCGTGACCGGCATGAGTCCCTACTACGTGGGCAAACCCAACCCGGTGATGATGCGCTCCGCGCTGAACAACATCGGCGCGCACTCCGAGCACACCGTCATGATCGGCGACCGCATGGACACCGACGTGAAATCCGGCCTCGAAGCCGGCATGCGGACCGTGCTCGTGCGCAGCGGCATTAGCGACGACGCCGAAATCGCCCGCTACCCCTACCGCCCCACCGCCGTGATGAACTCGGTGGCGGACCTAGTGGAGCGCATCCACGACCCCTTCGGCGACGGGTGGTACGAGGAGTAGGCGCTGGCGCGCCGGCGCGCGCTACACCGCCGAGTCGGAGCCAGCGATGTAGAAACGCTGCTTGTTGACGAACTCGTCCATACCCAGCGGACCCAACTCGCGGCCGAGGCCGGAGGCCTTCACGCCACCGAACGGCAGCTCGGCGCCGCGGGCCTGCGGGATGTTGACGTGGATCATGCCGGTGTCCACCTTGTCGGCGACACGCTTGGCGCGCTCGGCGTCCTCGGACATGACGGCACCGCCGAGGCCGTAGCGGGAATCGTTGGCCACCTCGATGGCCTCTTCCTCGGAGGAGACCTTGTACACCTCGGCGACGGGGCCGAAGAACTCCTCGTAGTAGGAGTCGGAGCCGACCGGGATGTCGGTGATCACGGCTGGGGTGAAGTAGGCGCCCTTGCCGGTGACCTCACCGCCAACGTGGATCTTCGCGCCCTCCTCGACGGCGATCTTCAGCTGCTGGACCAGGTTCTCCGCGGCGTCGCGTGAGGACATCGGGTAGAACTTGCCCTCCTCCGGGTTCAGCGGGTCACCCTCGGTGTAGGAGGAGGCGATCTTGACCAGTTCGTCGACGAACTCGTCGTAAATGTCCTCCATCACGATCATGCGCTTGTTGGAGGTGCAGGCCTGGCCGGTATTGCCGATGCGCTTGTCCCACGCGGTCTTCGCAGCGGCCGGGATGTCGGTGGAGTCGAGCACGATGTAAGCGTCAGTGCCGCCCAACTCGAGCACGCACTTCTTCAAAGCCTGACCGGCCTGGGAGGCGATGGAACGGCCAGCGCCTTCGGAGCCGGTGAGGGAAACGCCCTGGACGCGGTCGTCGTTAATAAGCTTCGAGATTTGCGAGTGACCAGCGAAGATGTTGGTGTACAGGCCCTTCGGGGCGCCGGCCTCGTCGAAGATCTTCTCGATCGCCTCCGCCGACTCCGGGCAGATATTCGCGTGCTTGACCATAACCACGTTGCCGGCCATGAGCGCGGGCGCGGCGAAGCGTGCGACCTGGTAGTACGGGAAGTTCCACGGCATGACGCCGACGATCACGCCGAGCGGGATTTTGCGCATAATCGATGTGCCGCCGCGCTCGTTCGGGATCTCCTCGTCGGCACCGAACTTCGCGCCGTTGTCGGCGTAGTAGTTGAAAATCTCGACGACGTCGTCGACCTCGCCATCGCCCTGGTCGACCGCCTTACCCATTTCGTTGGCGATGATGCGGGCGAGTTCGTCGCGTTTGTCGTCGAAAAGCTTCGCGACCTTGCGCAGCACCTCCGCGCGCTCCTCGTAGGACTTCTCGCGCCACTGCTTAAACGTCTCGTCCGCGGTGCTCAGCGCCTGCTCAAGCTCGTCGGACGTGATGTTTTCGTAAGTCTTCTCAATCTCGTTGGTCTTCGGATTTTGTACTCGGTATTTAGCCATGCAGCCCATAGTACGAGCGTGCCGTGATCCGTGCCACGAAATTCTCCTCCGCCGCGAGCTGCTCGATGGCCTGCGCAAATGCGTCGATCTCGGCGTCAGTCGCGCGGATCTGCTCCCGGCACGAATATGTACGGTCCGGCCGACGCTGCCAGCGCGTGAACCAGATTTCGCCGGGCTCGCCTTCGGGGAGCAAGAGCATTTGCTTCTCGACGACCCCACGCACCCTGCCCGGCATTCCCTCAATTTCGAGCGTCCACGTGAGGCGGTTGCGTGTGGGCCGGCACGTGCGGGGCGCGGCCAGTGTTGTCGTCATTGGTGGGGACCCTTCTGTGCGTTGCACTACTTGTTCGGCACACTCCTGCCCCGGTGACTAAGCGGGACTTAAGTTCCGCCCGCCCGGTGACTAGCCGAGCCTTGGCGGCGGAGTGTGAGACGAGAGGTTCGTCTTCCCCAACGGCCTCTGGTTGCTCGCGAACGATCTTGCGTCACACGCGTTGACCTGGGCAACCCTCAACCGTCGCTTGATCCCCCTGTTTATTCGACCTCCGGTTGAGGTTTAGATAACGCTTTAAACCGACCTTACGCTTACCTTAGTTTACTATTAGCAAACGTACAGTTATAACCCACCGGATGCGATTCATGGACAAAGAGAAACGCCAAACCAACGGACTACCCCACTGCAGTGACGAAGAAACTCCAGGAGAAATCGCCAGTTCGCAGCACAACATAGATTCTCCGAAACCATCAGCCCCTGAGTCTTCTCGTGGGGCTACACCTGAATACGACGAGAGCAGAGTATGGACGCTTTCACATAGTGAGGCTGTTGCAGAGTTCTTCTTTACGTTCGTTGGATGTTTGGTCTCGGCTTCTTTCTTGGTCACCGCGTTACCGATACCGTTTTTACTTTTCGGCAATGGATTCACGATCGATGACGCTGAATCAAATCCGATCTCCTACGGTGCTTTCCTAACCGGTGTTGTTGCCCTAGTCGGCCTCTACTATTTAATCGAGATCGATTATGGAACGCGTTTCGAAGGTCCATCTGGAGAAGCAGTTCAGAGACTTCTGACTGGTCTCATCCTGATCGTCGGGTTACTAAACGTGGAATGGGAATTTCTCGCGCATTGGCCCGACGAAACCCCAAAAACCTACTCCCTTGACGTTACCCCTCCACTGCTCGACTTGTTTAGAGTCCTCTTTCACCCGACAGTTCTAATTTCGCTAGTTGCCACCGTTTTAGTCTTTGCGATCTGTATGGTCGCGAGAGCAAGCCTTGCCTTAACAGCACGGGGATTTGACAGGCAGATGAAATTTCTGACGAAAAGAATCGGGGAGCAAAAAGAAATACACGGTGGGTACGCGCGCGCTGCCCGATACCACCACCTTAGTGATCTTGATTTTCTTCCAAAACTCCGGAAACGTCGTCCAATACTGCTCCGCATCAGACTTGTGGGCCGTTCTTTGCTCTTCCCCTCGGCTGCCGGGGCCCTCTTTTTCCTGCTGGTGCAGCTTCCCAGGATTCTCCCTGGCGTTTTCGATTGGTATCCAGCTGGCGCTACCGAAACGGAATATTCCTGGCTTTTTACCTCCCTAATCCCCGCCGCTTTCCTCCTGGACACATGCGCACATCTGCACAAGCGCTATGCGGTATCAAATGGGTACCTGATTTCAAAGGCTGAAGCAATCATGGCTTGCTCTCTGCTCTTGTTAATCGCGGGTGTGTACTTGTTCATAGGACTGAGTCTTCGGTGGACGGCCACTATTGCCATAGGCGCGGTACTAATCTTTAGAGTTTTACGCCACTACTCCCAGATTAAGATGATCTCATTTCTAAAGAATCTTCCCAGCAACAACCTGTAAGGAGTAACCCGTGACCGAGAAGAAAATCAAAGAAGAGATTCAGAGCGGCGACACCACGGTGCTTATTGGAATCACCGTTACTAACCAAGCACCGCAGACCGCGCAGCACCAATGCGAGAAAAAATCAAAAAAAGCATCATGGCTTAATCGCTTAATGGCTCGTAAAGATCTCTCGACGAAGACATCAGTTCTCGATATGTTGGAACGCTTCGAATCAGATCTGGAGTGGCAACAAAACCAACTAGCCAATTTGAGGAAGTTTCAAGAGACTTCAGAACGCTGCCACGAGTGCAAGCAAAGTGAAACTTTGAGTCTACAGCAGCCGCACCGCGAGCACGCCGAGGAAAATCACGACGAGACCGACGAGCCGGGTTACGGTGAGCGGGTTCTTGCGGGCTCCGAAGGCGCCGCGGGCCTCGAGCACCTGGCCGGCGGCGATGGTGCCGGCGTTGAAGGCGATGACGGTAGTAGCGGTGCCGATCAGCGGCGATAGTGTGGCACCGGCGATAACGAAGACCGCACCGACGACGCCGCCGAGCCACATCCACCACGGGCCCGGCGTCGGTCGGCGAACAAGCTGGCGTGGCGAGGTCAGCAAGGCGGCAACGAACAGCAAGCACACGCCAACGAACAGGTTGATCTCAGAGGCGTGCAACGAGGACCCGGCGATCGTGCCCAGGTAGCCGTTCACCGCAGTCTGGATTGAGGAACCGACGCCGACGGCCACGCCCAGCAAGCGGAACAGCCACAGCTCGAGACCCGAAGCGTCGCCCTCCACCTTCGCCGCCTTGCCGGCGCGCAGCACCACGACGATGCCGATAAAGACGACGAGGGCGCCGGTGATGCGGGGCAGGGTGACGTCGATAAGCGGTGCCCCGAAGAGACCGAACCGGTCGATGAGCAGCCCCATCACCACTTGACCGAGGATCGGCAGCACCACCGTTTGCACGGCGCCGAGGCGTGGGAACAGGAGGATGTTGCCGAGGACGAAGCACACACCCATCACGCCGCCGAGCCACAGCCACCACGGCAACGACGTACCCGGCGCGAACTGCGGCAGCGGGTTGCCCTGCATAGCGGTCGTGACTGCGATCGCGACAAGTAGCGCCACCGAAAACGAAATCAGCGCGGAGACGACCGGGCGATTGCCCACGCTCAGGCGCAGGCGCGAGTTTGCCGCAGTTTGGATCGGAATGAGCCCGCCGACGGCGAGCGCGATGAGAACTAGCACGGGCCTATGGTCGCACACCGGCTGACGAAGCATCGCGGACGAAAGATCGCATACACAATTAAGACAGTCGTCGACGAATCATCTATTCTGTTCACGCAGTGATTCCACAGGAATCTTCATTCGTCTTTTAAGGAACACCATGTCGACTGCTTACCCCGGCCCTCACGGTGGCCAGAACAACCGTGACAACACCCCGACCGAAGGCCAGGCTTTCCCTGCAGACCAGCAGGGCCAGGCGTACCCGGCTTACGGGAACACGATGTACCAAAACGGCGTCCCGCAGGCGCCGGTCAAGGAGCGCAACACGATCGGCATCATTGCCCTGGTCTGCGCGATCCTCGGCGTAATCTTCTCTTGCATCCCGGGCTTTTTGATTCTTGGCTGGATCCTCCTGCCGATTTCATTCATCCTCGGCCTGGTGGGCTTGTTCCCTAAGGACAAGAAGAAGGGCACCGCAATCGCGGCGGTCATCACCTCGATTGTCGGCGCGGTTGTCGC
Above is a genomic segment from Corynebacterium lujinxingii containing:
- a CDS encoding DUF3052 domain-containing protein produces the protein MSATYADRFGVGPDDVVQEIGWDDDADSTISEAIEDAIGALLLDDDTTDPCDVVLLWYRDGDGDLVDELVDASRNLSPGGRVWLLTPGAGSPGVVPAGVIAESAQLAGFISTKADRFGDWQGSCLAAPKR
- the aceE gene encoding pyruvate dehydrogenase (acetyl-transferring), homodimeric type, whose amino-acid sequence is MEDARVKNASDVDTNILSLREGVASYLHDADPEETQEWMDSLDGLLEESDPERARYLMLRLIERANAKRVPLPALSSTDFVNTIPTKLEPEFPGDEKIEKRYRRWIRWNAAIMVHRAQRPGISVGGHISTYASAAALYEVGFNHFFHGKDAEQGGDQIFFQGHASPGMYARAFMEGRLSEEDMDGFRQEKSHPGGGMPSYPHPHGMPEFWEFPTVSMGLGPMNAIYQARFNKYLQDRGIKDTDKQHVWAFLGDGEMDEPESRGLIHMASLYGLDNLTFVINCNLQRLDGPVRGNGQIIQELESFFVGAGWNVIKVVWGREWDELLEKDEDGALVHIMNTTPDGDFQTFKANDGAYVREHFFGRDERTKKLVEDMSDEDLFNLRRGGHDYRKVYAAYKRALETKGKPTVILAHTVKGYGLGHSFEGRNSTHQMKKLTLDDLKLFRDNQQIPISDEELEKDPYMPPYYHPGADAEEIKYLQKRREELGGYLPQRREQYTPLSQPDFEKTFKALFKDSGKQKVASTMALVRTFKALMRDKELGKRVVPIIPDEARTFGLDSWFPTLKIYNPNGQNYVPVDHDLQLSYREAPEGQILHEGINEDGSSASFVAASTSYATHGEPMIPMYIFYSMFGFQRTGDNFWAAGDQMGRGFIVGATAGRTTLFGEGLQHMDGHSPILASTNPAVIPYDPAFAYEMPYIISKGIERMYGNGAGEDENVMYYITVYNQPHHQPARPENLDVEGLHKGIYLYDKGEDLDNKVSLLASGVGMQQALVAQKILQEKYNVGAAIYSVTSWTELAREGQRKDNEQLLNPDAEVEEAFATKQLKQTEGPYIATSDFASDLQEQIRAYVPGQYVVLGADGFGFADTREAARRFFNIDAESMAVAALLALAKEGKIDRSVAAQAAKDLKLDDPAAAQPNLDSDDEGPENAAE
- a CDS encoding alpha/beta fold hydrolase, producing MRTGTIDRDGIDVYYYDVGPRDAGLTVVYAHGFNIASDEFKLQVAEISGVRQVLVDVRGHGKTGFVASERLTVDAAADDIAAVLRHLRISDPIITVGHSLGGPISLSLMRRHNFNWVGSVQISSTVDPFTARGIPRLLGGGFGHGLEWFVDKLPHAAEGIRRLVTDMIAPILARWFYFRPVPWDLIKFHARMIKATPLATYRGYFDDLKTHSERGAAGILSTIPGYILVGDRDNVTPVSQSAELAAIWAGAYFQVLPDSGHMPPLDDPAAVTAAIERVIALVRGSGPGGSAGFGGRC
- a CDS encoding Rib/alpha-like domain-containing protein, which produces MQRLALPTAAVVITSLIAPAAHAATMAEQYEPHFGTEAKHVYAVKGDGYSTTAEFDLQGAPEGTTWKLTGETTDRQLFRLFDGERLGAQLNHSGEQVPHRGENTGSIDVRVFYPDNTTELVYPEISLIPDDAFLFRPEYDNYTPADPGETVTIEPSNHWKRIPLPDDATWSLKGGADFNARIDEKTGVITATVPKDSYSGAGFEVRTDFADGSFRTAYTEIRNTGVGVVAKQTPTPAPAPEPTPEPAGSTPLQKVALVVGILAVIAGIGALAMPYLPL
- a CDS encoding acyl carrier protein, which encodes MELSQRLDLGGLELEDDTPADTFSRLAGIVEEVAGVVVKQSSRFDDTAIASLDRIEMAVRIEEAFGVRIDDTVLTEHPTAGELADYLEEKQ
- a CDS encoding HAD-IIA family hydrolase is translated as MISYLTDMDGVLHKEGEIIPGAKEFISTLRDEDIAFMVLTNNSMQTPRDLSAKLRRMGLDIEPERIWTSATATAKFLSQQAGQASAYVIGEAGLTTALHEIGWILTDADPDFVVLGETRTYSFEALTTASNLIRGGSRFIATNPDLTGPGPNGVVPATGSVASMITAVTGMSPYYVGKPNPVMMRSALNNIGAHSEHTVMIGDRMDTDVKSGLEAGMRTVLVRSGISDDAEIARYPYRPTAVMNSVADLVERIHDPFGDGWYEE
- a CDS encoding NAD-dependent succinate-semialdehyde dehydrogenase gives rise to the protein MAKYRVQNPKTNEIEKTYENITSDELEQALSTADETFKQWREKSYEERAEVLRKVAKLFDDKRDELARIIANEMGKAVDQGDGEVDDVVEIFNYYADNGAKFGADEEIPNERGGTSIMRKIPLGVIVGVMPWNFPYYQVARFAAPALMAGNVVMVKHANICPESAEAIEKIFDEAGAPKGLYTNIFAGHSQISKLINDDRVQGVSLTGSEGAGRSIASQAGQALKKCVLELGGTDAYIVLDSTDIPAAAKTAWDKRIGNTGQACTSNKRMIVMEDIYDEFVDELVKIASSYTEGDPLNPEEGKFYPMSSRDAAENLVQQLKIAVEEGAKIHVGGEVTGKGAYFTPAVITDIPVGSDSYYEEFFGPVAEVYKVSSEEEAIEVANDSRYGLGGAVMSEDAERAKRVADKVDTGMIHVNIPQARGAELPFGGVKASGLGRELGPLGMDEFVNKQRFYIAGSDSAV
- a CDS encoding DMT family transporter, whose translation is MLVLIALAVGGLIPIQTAANSRLRLSVGNRPVVSALISFSVALLVAIAVTTAMQGNPLPQFAPGTSLPWWLWLGGVMGVCFVLGNILLFPRLGAVQTVVLPILGQVVMGLLIDRFGLFGAPLIDVTLPRITGALVVFIGIVVVLRAGKAAKVEGDASGLELWLFRLLGVAVGVGSSIQTAVNGYLGTIAGSSLHASEINLFVGVCLLFVAALLTSPRQLVRRPTPGPWWMWLGGVVGAVFVIAGATLSPLIGTATTVIAFNAGTIAAGQVLEARGAFGARKNPLTVTRLVGLVVIFLGVLAVRLL